One window from the genome of Treponema sp. OMZ 838 encodes:
- the arcA gene encoding arginine deiminase, which translates to MSVLSVTSEIKTLRKVLLHRPGAELLHLTPDTLGELLFDDIPFLKVAQAEHDAFAKILRDNGAEVLYLEDLAAEAIKKPEIRTKFIEQFINESDVYSEKHKESIRELLNNIKDNKQLILKTMEGIDIKELNVKGNASLVDFVADSDSSMVVNPMPNLYFTRDPFATIGNGISLNRMFSVTRNRETIYAEYIFNHHPDYAGKVPKFYDRYDPPHIEGGDILNINEKVLAIGISQRTSANAIDVIAKKIFFNSESKIETILAFDIPVSRAFMHLDTVFTQIDHDKFTIHPGILGPLRVFTITKGAAKGELKIVQNDTTLEKTLAQYTGTGHAELIQCAGGDRIAAAREQWNDGSNTLCISPGTIVVYERNDVTNELLTKHGLKVLTMPSAELSRGRGGPRCMSMPLVRDN; encoded by the coding sequence ATGTCCGTATTAAGTGTTACCAGTGAAATTAAAACACTGCGTAAAGTATTGCTTCATAGGCCTGGTGCCGAACTACTTCATTTAACTCCCGACACCTTAGGCGAACTGCTGTTTGACGACATTCCGTTCCTTAAAGTCGCTCAAGCAGAACATGACGCCTTTGCCAAGATTTTGAGAGATAACGGAGCTGAAGTTCTGTACCTCGAAGACCTTGCTGCTGAAGCAATTAAAAAACCGGAAATTAGAACAAAGTTTATTGAACAGTTTATTAACGAAAGCGATGTTTATTCCGAAAAACACAAAGAAAGCATCCGCGAACTGTTGAACAACATCAAAGATAATAAACAGCTGATTTTAAAAACGATGGAAGGCATTGATATTAAAGAACTTAATGTCAAAGGCAATGCTTCATTGGTAGACTTCGTTGCCGATTCCGATTCGTCAATGGTTGTCAACCCTATGCCGAACCTGTATTTTACCCGCGATCCTTTTGCTACAATTGGAAACGGCATAAGCTTAAATAGAATGTTCTCCGTTACCCGTAACCGTGAAACGATCTATGCCGAATACATTTTTAATCATCATCCCGATTATGCCGGTAAAGTACCCAAGTTCTATGATCGCTATGATCCGCCCCACATTGAAGGCGGTGATATCCTCAATATAAATGAAAAAGTTTTGGCTATCGGTATTTCTCAGCGAACCAGCGCAAACGCTATCGATGTTATCGCAAAGAAGATCTTCTTTAACAGCGAATCAAAGATCGAAACAATCCTTGCGTTTGATATTCCGGTAAGCCGCGCATTCATGCACTTGGATACGGTATTTACCCAGATCGATCACGACAAGTTCACAATCCATCCCGGTATTCTCGGCCCGCTCCGCGTATTCACCATCACCAAAGGTGCTGCAAAAGGCGAGTTGAAGATTGTACAAAATGATACGACGCTCGAAAAAACACTTGCACAGTACACCGGTACCGGCCATGCAGAGCTTATTCAGTGTGCAGGCGGCGACAGGATTGCAGCAGCACGCGAGCAGTGGAACGACGGTTCGAATACGCTGTGTATCAGCCCCGGAACAATCGTTGTATACGAAAGAAACGATGTTACCAATGAGCTTCTCACAAAGCACGGACTGAAGGTTCTGACAATGCCGAGCGCGGAGCTTTCACGCGGACGCGGCGGTCCCCGCTGTATGAGTATGCCGCTTGTACGCGACAACTAA
- a CDS encoding YfcC family protein, translating to MGKDKKKRSSLSAFSILYIILFVLAIITWIIPDVKSATLGTIVMASYNGFSNALDVCFFVLVLGGFLGIVTKTGALNAGITHLVKKLKGNELILIPILMTLFSIGGTTYGMAEETVAFYGLLAATMVAAGFDSVVGAATVLLGAGVGVLGSTVNPFATGIAIDSINKSFEELGIQSSVNNGIVIALGIVLWLSSLIIACAFVMSYAKKVKRDKGSTILSLQEQEIMNAEFTKKDTDVAVEYTGKMKLTMGIFAFGFFVMIISVIPWDKFNVTIFQGWSSFLTGAAIGEWWFGELGMWFFIIGLIIAFINRFTENEIVSAFMEGAKDIMSVVLVIAVARGASVLMGETGLDKYVLEHASKALEGLPAFAFAPLSYILYALLSFVIPSTSGLATVSMPIMGPLAQNLGYNPAVMVMIFSAASGILNLFTPTSGVVMGGLASARIEYSTWLKFVGKVLAVLFIVNLVVLTVGMMVL from the coding sequence ATGGGAAAAGATAAAAAAAAGAGGTCATCTCTCTCCGCATTCTCGATTTTGTATATCATTTTGTTTGTATTGGCGATAATCACATGGATTATCCCCGATGTTAAAAGTGCAACACTCGGAACCATCGTTATGGCATCCTACAATGGATTTTCCAATGCGCTTGACGTTTGTTTCTTCGTATTGGTACTCGGCGGTTTCTTGGGTATTGTAACAAAAACCGGTGCTCTTAACGCAGGTATTACTCACCTTGTAAAAAAATTAAAGGGCAATGAGCTTATCCTTATTCCGATTCTGATGACACTGTTCTCAATCGGCGGTACAACGTATGGTATGGCTGAAGAGACGGTTGCTTTCTACGGACTGTTGGCAGCAACGATGGTTGCAGCCGGTTTTGATTCGGTTGTCGGTGCCGCTACGGTATTGCTCGGTGCGGGTGTCGGCGTTCTCGGTTCAACGGTAAACCCCTTTGCAACCGGTATCGCTATTGACAGTATCAACAAAAGTTTTGAAGAACTCGGTATTCAGAGCAGCGTAAATAACGGTATTGTTATTGCATTGGGTATTGTTCTATGGCTTTCATCTCTCATCATTGCATGTGCATTTGTAATGTCCTATGCAAAGAAAGTAAAGAGAGATAAGGGTTCCACCATCCTTTCCTTGCAAGAACAAGAAATCATGAATGCGGAATTCACAAAGAAAGATACGGACGTTGCAGTTGAATATACCGGAAAAATGAAGCTTACAATGGGCATCTTCGCATTCGGTTTCTTCGTGATGATTATTTCCGTCATTCCGTGGGATAAATTCAATGTTACCATATTCCAGGGCTGGTCGTCATTCTTAACCGGTGCTGCAATCGGTGAATGGTGGTTCGGTGAATTGGGTATGTGGTTCTTCATCATCGGTTTGATCATTGCATTTATCAATAGGTTTACCGAAAATGAAATCGTTTCCGCATTTATGGAAGGCGCAAAGGATATCATGAGCGTTGTTCTCGTTATCGCTGTTGCACGCGGTGCTTCCGTATTAATGGGTGAAACCGGTTTGGATAAGTACGTTCTTGAACATGCTTCAAAAGCATTGGAAGGTTTGCCGGCATTTGCATTTGCACCGCTTTCATACATCTTGTATGCCTTGCTGTCATTCGTTATCCCGTCAACCTCAGGTTTGGCAACCGTATCAATGCCGATTATGGGACCGCTTGCACAGAACTTAGGCTACAACCCCGCTGTTATGGTTATGATTTTCTCTGCAGCATCCGGTATCCTGAACCTCTTTACCCCCACGAGCGGTGTTGTTATGGGCGGTCTCGCGAGCGCACGTATCGAATACAGCACATGGCTCAAGTTTGTCGGTAAAGTGCTTGCCGTACTGTTTATCGTCAACCTCGTCGTTCTGACTGTGGGAATGATGGTTCTTTAA
- the argF gene encoding ornithine carbamoyltransferase: protein MGVNLLGRSFLKLLDFSSAEIRYLLDLSKELKKLKMTHTPHDHLKGKNIVLLFEKTSTRTRCSFEVAAMDLGMGSTFLDPASSQMGHKESIEDTARVLGRMYDGIEYRGFSQEIVEKLAKYAGVPVWNGLTNEFHPTQMLADVLTVEEHFGHLKGIKLTFVGDARNNVANSLMIVCAKMGMHFTACGPKELFPAADLVKTAEAIAKETGATITLTDDVEKGCKNADVLYTDIWVSMGEPDSVWESRIKLLSKYQVNKKMMALANHNAIFLHCLPSFHDLNTKVGREVNEKFGIPEMEVSNEVFESAQSKVFDQAENRMHTIKAVMYATLK from the coding sequence ATGGGTGTGAATCTTTTAGGACGCAGCTTCTTAAAGTTGTTGGATTTCAGCTCAGCAGAAATCAGGTATTTGTTGGATCTTTCAAAAGAATTAAAAAAATTGAAGATGACACATACCCCGCACGATCACTTAAAAGGAAAAAACATCGTATTATTGTTTGAAAAAACTTCAACACGCACACGTTGTTCTTTTGAAGTTGCCGCTATGGATTTAGGTATGGGTTCAACCTTCCTTGATCCTGCAAGCTCTCAGATGGGGCATAAGGAAAGCATCGAAGACACCGCACGGGTTTTGGGTCGTATGTACGACGGTATCGAATACCGCGGATTTAGCCAAGAAATCGTTGAAAAACTGGCAAAATATGCAGGCGTACCGGTTTGGAACGGTTTAACCAATGAATTCCATCCCACTCAGATGCTTGCAGACGTGCTCACCGTTGAAGAGCACTTCGGCCATTTGAAGGGTATCAAACTGACGTTTGTCGGCGATGCACGCAACAACGTTGCTAATTCGCTGATGATTGTATGCGCAAAGATGGGTATGCACTTTACCGCATGCGGCCCCAAGGAGCTGTTCCCCGCAGCCGACCTTGTAAAGACTGCTGAAGCGATTGCAAAGGAAACCGGTGCAACCATTACGCTTACCGATGATGTAGAAAAAGGCTGTAAAAACGCAGACGTATTGTACACCGACATTTGGGTATCGATGGGTGAACCCGACAGCGTATGGGAATCCCGCATTAAGCTGTTGAGCAAGTATCAGGTGAACAAGAAGATGATGGCTCTTGCCAACCACAATGCTATCTTCTTGCACTGCTTGCCTTCATTCCACGACTTGAATACGAAAGTCGGACGCGAAGTGAACGAGAAATTCGGTATTCCTGAAATGGAAGTAAGCAACGAAGTCTTTGAATCTGCACAGTCAAAAGTGTTCGATCAGGCTGAAAACCGCATGCATACTATTAAAGCAGTTATGTATGCAACCTTAAAATAA
- the arcC gene encoding carbamate kinase: MKKERIVVALGGNALGNNPQEQLALVKETAKSIVALAESGYEIVIGHGNGPQVGMINLAMDYAANGSAGTPAMPFAECGAMSQGYIGYHLQQAIGDELKRRNVKREVVCVITQVLVSENDPAFTNPSKPIGMFYTKEQADKIKAEKPDQTFVEDAGRGYRRVVPSPQPVAIVERPVIEELVAAGHIVITVGGGGIPVLQKADGLHGVDAVIDKDKSCAKLAADVKADKLVILTAVDQVCINFNKPNQQALSKLNIAEAEKYIAEGHFAKGSMLPKVEACLQFVRNHKEGQAVITSLANAGNALKGGNSTVITAN, encoded by the coding sequence ATGAAAAAAGAAAGAATTGTTGTAGCGCTTGGCGGAAATGCACTTGGGAATAATCCGCAGGAGCAGCTCGCTTTAGTAAAAGAAACGGCAAAATCGATTGTTGCATTGGCAGAAAGCGGCTATGAAATCGTTATCGGACACGGTAATGGGCCGCAGGTCGGTATGATTAATTTGGCAATGGACTATGCTGCAAATGGAAGTGCGGGAACTCCTGCAATGCCGTTTGCTGAATGCGGCGCCATGAGCCAAGGATATATCGGCTATCACTTGCAGCAGGCAATCGGCGACGAACTGAAACGACGGAATGTTAAACGCGAAGTCGTATGCGTTATCACGCAGGTTTTGGTATCGGAAAACGATCCCGCGTTCACAAACCCCAGTAAGCCTATCGGTATGTTCTATACAAAAGAACAGGCTGATAAAATTAAGGCTGAAAAACCGGATCAGACATTTGTTGAGGATGCAGGCAGAGGCTACCGCCGTGTTGTTCCGTCACCGCAGCCGGTCGCAATTGTCGAACGCCCCGTTATCGAAGAGTTGGTTGCCGCAGGGCATATCGTTATTACTGTCGGAGGCGGCGGTATTCCGGTTCTGCAAAAAGCAGACGGCTTACACGGCGTTGATGCAGTTATCGACAAGGATAAATCCTGTGCAAAACTCGCAGCGGATGTTAAGGCTGATAAACTGGTTATCTTAACGGCGGTTGATCAGGTTTGTATCAATTTTAACAAACCCAATCAGCAGGCTTTAAGCAAACTGAACATTGCCGAGGCAGAAAAATACATTGCCGAAGGGCATTTTGCAAAAGGCAGTATGCTCCCCAAGGTGGAAGCATGTTTACAGTTTGTCCGCAATCACAAAGAAGGACAGGCTGTTATTACCTCATTGGCTAATGCAGGCAATGCGCTGAAAGGCGGTAACAGTACGGTTATTACCGCTAACTAA